In Paenibacillus sonchi, the genomic stretch AATGGCAGGAGGCCGTGGAGCGGGATTACAACCATCCGTCTCTGGTGGTGTGGGTTCCCCTTAACGAAAGCTGGGGGGTGCCGAACATCTTAATCGATAAGCGGCAGCAGCGGCACGCCATGGCGATGTATTTTCTGACCAAATCCCTGGATGACAGCAGGCTGGTTATCTCCAATGACGGTTGGGAGCAGATGACCACGGATCTGGTTACCATCCATGACTATGAGTGGAGGCGGGAGGACTTAACGGAGCGCTACAGCACCTTGGAGCGGACGCTAGTTGGAAAGCCGCACCGCAGGGAGCTGTTTGTTGGGGGAACCGCATATGCGGGCCAGCCGGTTCTGGTGACGGAGTTCGGAGGTATAGCCTATAAAAAAAGCGATTGGGAGGGTTGGGGCTACTCCGGTGCAGACAACGATGAGGATTTCCTGGCTAAGCTGGCGGACGTGATCGAACCGCTGCTGCAATCGCCTCATGTCCAAGGTATCTGTTATACTCAGCTGACCGATGTGGAGCAGGAGATCAACGGCCTGCTGACCTATGACCGGGTCCCCAAGGTTCCGTTAGAACATATTAAACAAATTGTTGCCGGGCAGTCGAGATAGGGGAATATATAAAGCGAACTTGAAAAACGAACAAAAGGGAAAAGGGATGGAGGGGAATTTTGGAACTGGAGGAGCGAATGCGTCCGCCTTTGTCTGCGGATTTCCACCGCGAAGAGCGGTAACAATCAAGAAATCTGCAGATGGGCAGCGGCCGGAAGTCCAAACATTCACCGAAGTCCCATATGTAAAGATCGTAAGTTCGCTCTATATAGATTGCACTACCGGAAAGTTCAGGACACATCCTTTCATTGGGGATTGTGTCCTTTTTTCTAAAACGGTTACAAAAACAATTTAAGATAGTACATTTTTTGGATTTTCTTCCGGAGGTAGAATGGGGACAATGGCTGGAAAAATCAATTGAACAGGAGATGAAAAAAATGAAAGCGGTTTTATGCGACCCGTAGAAGTCATCTAGGAGAGGCCATAGGCGTCGCAGGAAAACATAATGACATGATTCCAGGGAGGACTGAAAATGGTCAAGAAAAGATTCAGGTATCTGCTGGTTTGTCTCGCGGTGCTGCTGATGCTGCCGCAATGGAGCGGACCGGCTGTAGCGGCAGAGCCGATGCCGAGTACGCCCGATTCGGCACCACTATGGGAGGGAAAGAATGTGGCGGATTTCTACAATGTGATCATGCAGGTAGGAGCCGATCCTTGGGTTTACAAGCACACGGACGGCTATTACTACAACGTCTTTGTCAATGCCAGCGGCATCATGATCCGCAGAGCGAAGACCATCTCCGGCATTGATGCGGGCGAGAGAAGCCTAGCCTGGACACCGGTTAACGGTACGATGTACAGCTCCAATGTCTGGGCGCTGAAATGCACTATGTCCAAGATACCGATGGCAAATTCAAATGGTATATTTACTTCGCGGCTGATAACGGAGCCAACGCCAACCACCGCATGTACGTGCTGGAGAACGCCAATGAAAATCCGATGACAGGAACCTGGACGTTCAAAGGGAAGATTACCGATTCCACCGACCGTTGGGCAATCGATGGTACTGTGCTGACTGTAAACAAGCAGCATTATTTCATATGGTCCGGCTGGGAAGAAACGGACGGAAGCTTCCAGAATCTATATATTGCAAAGATGAGCGATCCGCGGACCATCAGCTCGGAACGGGTATTGATCTCGACGCCTGACCATGATTGGGAAACATCTCCGGGCAAGATCAATGAAGGCCCCCAAGTCACGATAAAGGGCGATACCATCAATCTGGTCTATTCCGCTAACGGAAGCTGGACAGACAGCTACTGCCTCGGGCTGATTACAGCCAAGATTGGCGATGATTTGATGAATCCCGGCTCCTGGGTAAAACAGGACCAGCCGATCTTCTCCAGCGCTAATGGCGTTTACGGGCCGGGTCACCACAGCATTGTTGCGTCTCCTGACGGTGCGGAGGACTGGATTATCTACCACGCTGCCCGCTGGCCGGGATCAGGCTGGACCCGCAAAGTCCACGCGCAGAAATTCACCTGGAACGAAGACAATACGCCGAACCTGGGAGAGCCCGCCGATCCGAACAAACCGGTTGCCAAGCCATCCGGCGAGCCGGTGCGACAGCGTTATGAAGCGGAAGATGCGCTGCTGGTGAAAGATCCGAACGGTGATACCTCTCCGGCTGTCCGGCGGGAAAGCAGCGCTTCAGGCGGGATGAAGATCGCCAACATTAATAATGCCAATGATTATGCCCAGTTTACAGTAAACGTGCCGGAGGCGGGATTCTATGTGATGTCCGTGCGCAATGCCAACGGCTCACCTAATGCGGCGGAAGCCTCCCATATCCTGTCGGTCAACGGCAGCTCCGGCGCCAATTTGAACATCGTCTATTCCGGTCCGAATCGTTGGGGGGCCTCCACGGCGAAAGTCTATCTGAAGGAAGGCGGCAATATCCTCCGCTTCTGGAAGGGGAACAACCTTGCCGAGATCGACAGCATGGATATATTCAAGCTGGATGCATCGGAAATTTTATTCGAATCACCGGGATACACGCTGGGGTTGGGTGAAACCCGCAATTTGCCCCTGTATACGGTAACAGGCACTACTTATACCGCTGTTGACACAGGAGCATCCTTCAGTTCTTCCAACCTTAAGGTTGCCGTTATTGACGGAGGGACTCAGGTTAAGGCTGTCGGGGCGGGCAGTACCACAATCACCGCAACCTATAACGGTAAAATGACCACGGCCAACGTTACCGTTATTGCTGAGCCTGAATCTGTGCAGTCTGTTGTCATGAGCGGATTGACCGGCATCCTGACCAGCGGGCAGACTAGCCAGCCCCTGCAGGTGACAGCACGCTATAACAACTATGAAGTGCAGAATGTGACAGCTGATGCTCAGTATACCAGCAGCAATCCCGGAGTCGCCCGGATTGATTCTAATTCGGCCACCCGATCGGTATATGCGGTCAAACCGGGCACAACGCTGATTACAGGCGAATACAACGGCAAGAAAGCGGCATTCCACTTGACGGTCATTGCTGCTTCGGATGCGGTTCAGGTTGTTTCAACGGTGAAGACTCCTTCCGGAGTGGCCCCTAAGCCCCCCGGCGTTGTGGATGTTGTCTACAATAGTAAGTCGAAGAAGGCAAAAATCGTCAGCTGGGAGCTGGCGGGACTTGACTTCAGCTCTCTTG encodes the following:
- a CDS encoding family 43 glycosylhydrolase — its product is MYVLENANENPMTGTWTFKGKITDSTDRWAIDGTVLTVNKQHYFIWSGWEETDGSFQNLYIAKMSDPRTISSERVLISTPDHDWETSPGKINEGPQVTIKGDTINLVYSANGSWTDSYCLGLITAKIGDDLMNPGSWVKQDQPIFSSANGVYGPGHHSIVASPDGAEDWIIYHAARWPGSGWTRKVHAQKFTWNEDNTPNLGEPADPNKPVAKPSGEPVRQRYEAEDALLVKDPNGDTSPAVRRESSASGGMKIANINNANDYAQFTVNVPEAGFYVMSVRNANGSPNAAEASHILSVNGSSGANLNIVYSGPNRWGASTAKVYLKEGGNILRFWKGNNLAEIDSMDIFKLDASEILFESPGYTLGLGETRNLPLYTVTGTTYTAVDTGASFSSSNLKVAVIDGGTQVKAVGAGSTTITATYNGKMTTANVTVIAEPESVQSVVMSGLTGILTSGQTSQPLQVTARYNNYEVQNVTADAQYTSSNPGVARIDSNSATRSVYAVKPGTTLITGEYNGKKAAFHLTVIAASDAVQVVSTVKTPSGVAPKPPGVVDVVYNSKSKKAKIVSWELAGLDFSSLGTVQVPVTLKLGGRNISSAITVEVIPGWGLDDIVNQLRNQLANFSYPLGDGLGNYNQSKYDAFVAEVDKAEKMAGNAELSKEQFDRELDKLAGAEAALLGSLNNIQDGVLYNAYRDFSGDTAGKYPYGIITEALTNGASATVQEENGNKFLRLTTTAVSGKANLFLPYTGEVKAEADQRIVIEYRARLNSSFQYANGAMIRNDSGTGNYSMVTAFDTGKIIVQDGGTKKAVLNVANNIWYKVKIVANWDAKTYTVYIDDVPVAIDYKFRHTGGDKLTGQLFGVDGYANASIDFDDFKAMVILK